GACAATTATCTTAATATACCTCTATATACTACCAATGACAATGAAGACACATCATGTTATTGTTCTTGTCGCGGttcattttccataacattaTCATCATTTAATTCCTCCATAACAAATTTGATTGTCATTTTGAGACATGAAATATGTTAACAAGTTGGTGTTACCGGTATACACCTTGACCACTTTGTTGGACCCAATATACTTAGATAGCCTACGAACATCATCATTATCTGGAGctttaagaccaaaatccaagTTTTCGTTGGGTTGACTAAAATAGTAATATATTACTAGGGGTACCACATATCATAGTTGTTCCATGACACTATCTAACTCATGCATTGAGAACTCGTCTATGTCAATCAAGTCCAAATATCTCACTTGTCCCTATACGTATACCTTATTCCTGGAAAACGGGTGAACTTTTCATCATGGTGTAGATCATGAACAGTGGTGGATGTAGAGTGTTAGAAGTGGAGTGCATGGACCCCACTTGATTGTAGATTccatcttatatatatattagataaaATAGGATTTGTTTCATATGTTTTTAGAGTTGGTCCCCAGTTGTTTTTGGCTGGCACCCTTTCAAAAATTGAGACTTTGTTTCTTTCTCTTAATTTGTCCTAAAACCTAACAAAATTGTCTATCATCtattttttgtggaaaaaaaaaccCCACGGAGGAGCAATGAAATTCCAAAAAAATCCAGCTTTATCACTAATGTGATCTTAAATcaaggtttatatatatatatatatatatatatatatatatatatatatatatatgaaaactcAAATTAAATACCTCTATATGATGCTATTATAATAAACAAATGCTTTAAAATGCTCCTTTGTGATTTTACATACACTTTTTTATACATacaaattttctattttttttaatgttttatggaCCCTAGTTACCATTTGTTTTGGATCCGCAACTGATCATGAACGTGGGATTACCATctatacaaaataataataatagtaataataataataataataataaccacaAATCAAGTTAGCATTTTGCTTGATCATTCAAAATTTTAGCAAATTGGATAAAACGAGACAATGATACTCATCAGGGCCGGTCTATTGGTTTTTCATGCCCCCGGAAAAAAAAGCTTAATAATGCccctttattttaaaagtatgtGATGTTAAATGGTAAAAAGtgcttatattatttaatttacaGATCATGCTGACAAAATGTAAACATATttagtataaaactataaaaatacaaaatgtaAACATATttagtataaaactataaaaatacATGCCAACCAAACATAATGGTCTAAACGCACAGAACAACAAATGAAATTTGGATTGTGAAGCCGAACAAACATGATGGTCTAAATGCACAAAAAACAAATTGAATTTAGATTGTGAAGCATCAAACAACTTTTTTAAACTAAAAGTCGTCATAAAACAAAGTGTGTATATTACAAAGAGTAATATCACCAAAAGAATAATGGAAAAGGATGGACAACAATTCAGCACCAAGTAATATTAGCATTATTAATACCAAGGCCAATAAAACACATTACCAAAAAAAAATAGCATGCTACTATGTTAAATAAGACAcattacaataaaaaaaataatcatgCTATCATTTTAATATGAAGTAAGAAACAAGTTGGTTgccaagaaaaacaaattttctacATCCAAAAAAAGAAATCAAATTTTATTCATACCAAAATTAATGGGTACACACAAATCATAACAAAAATGTTGCGTACTTGAAAggggaaaaaatataaaaattgtatGCTTTTGATAAAAACTATCTCTTAGTTTCTTCCTTTGTATTGAAAGCATAAACTGGATAATAGACACCAAGAACTAAATATGTATCTCCCTTTTAGAAGATAATCCACTTAATAGTATGTGTAAGAATGTTGAATCTCACAcaaagctatcaactttatttagGATTCATGTTGTTATTTATAGTTTAAAATGGAGGTTCCTAAGTTCTTGTTAGATACCAATTCATTCATGGTAAAACCAAGGAAGAGTAGGCTAAAAAACTAGGGATTACAACATATGAATGCCTATTAAAAAATTCTTAAATTATTaacagaaaatataaaaaaatgaaaagataCAAACATAAATAAGAAGAGGGAAAGCCAACCATAAAGCCATAATTATAAAATATGAACATCACGACTTTAAAAACCAACAACATGAGCAAAAATAAGATTAACCCACCACAAGATTGGCACACTCTAGTTAGAAAAGACTAGTAAAAAACAGTAAGAAAACTGCTTTCGATTTGTAAAAGCTTCGAAACCAACTTAAGCTAAAAACTAAACTGTTTGTTGAGTTCTGGAAAGCAGACAAACTCACAAGCAAGAGGAGAAGCAATTACTTGTTCATGACAGAAAGAGAAGGGACTAGGACAAACCATAAAAACTTCTTAACAGCTAATACCCCATAAATTAGTACATACATATTTTCATATGAGTCTTTCCACTTCATTTGACAAATCCTTGAAATCATGTGTTCTTACATCTAGTTGTTATGATTCAGCCAAAAAGAAATACaatgaaaaaaaatagaaaactcaAGAAACCAATGAAAGTTTCAGTGTTATGGAAACGtgaaaaaaaatcatgaattaaAAACTCAAGAAAGTTTCTGGTATTCAGATAGCAATTTATTCATGATTTAAATTTCAAGGCTTCAAGTGACCGGTTTCCTTGTTTTCTGAAATAGTGTGAAGGCATGCCGACTACTCGACTTCTGAAATTAGCGTTGATTTTCTTTTCCCGCCTTCAATAGCTTATGTGGTGATGCTCTACTACCGTTGAACTTGGACTAACTGTGTACCTGGACAAAAAATTGGGCCTATATTATTACTAACCCATAAGAAGTAGATTAAACATGATGCCCCTTATATCTTGGTGCCCTAGGCCATGGCCCAGTTCGCCCGGCCTATGGGTCGGCCCTGATACTCATCATACATAGTCACCACATCAAAAAACCGGTCAACATGTCTTATTGTCCACATTGTAAGCATCATATTCTATTGTATTCAAGAAATCAAGACTTCAACTCTTTAATGGATTaaggttttttttatgtttttacacTCACTAAAGGAGGGAGAATGTCAAGGGACAATGATGTTGAGGGCTCATTTATGTAATGTAAGGGTTTAATGTTAGTGGTAAGCATATTGACATGTCTTTTAAAAAAAGCCATTGTGTGAGGGACACGTTGTTGAAGAAATCAGAAGCATTTTAATGGTTACAATTAGTGACCAAATTTACAATAAAACTCTCAAATAAAGACCATTTTGCAAAATGAAACCACTTTGGACCTTGATCAAAGAAAATTGCAAACCAGAGGAactatttttgtagttttttcaAAAATCATCATTATGATCTCTATGTCAATCTGAAATAATTTTTCGAAAATCCTCTATTGTAAGCCACTTTGTGGTTTTGCCTAACAATATATTGAAACTAGACGAATTCTCGTGCATTGCGCAGCgaagattaaaaatatattgttaaaatattgaaaattatatgtttaaaatggttatgttattgacattaactttgagataatatttgtacactaatatatatatatatatatatatatatatatatatatatatatatatatatatatatatatatataatctctattattttgaacaataatattcattgacatcaacccacattcttcattaatagaattaaatataattatctatttagtattattttgaacaattattattattgattaattatatttttacttatgcgattattttctaatttcaataatgatgttcatttaaaatacaatttatttatagctaaatgtaatttataatttgatgtaattatcatttaaaattgttattcattaattttaaaccacttgTTGTTAATCATAtgttaaagaagacttttaagaaacacttaatattactattaaaaagtgaaacatacactaaataataaagcaATAAGATAGACAAAttacatttcaaaagagacttgcatggataatatgacatatccatgtaatttgactttattatttataattatttcttattaattttaaaacaacttgttattattaataagtgaaataaacttttaaaaaacatttattattataattaaaatgttaaacatatactaaaatataaagtgataagatagacaatttgcatttaaaaaaagtttacatggataatatggataatatgacatatccatgatttttaattaattattgttttgaagcaacatgaacatacaaacatgtatacaataattaattaaatattatatatatcacattccataacatatgatcgataacatgatctaatctaatttacattaaaatttcaactacaacatacaatgatattgttaaaagaatacttaaatcaagaaaatacaaaaaaagaattaatatataacaaacttacaaattaaaaacctCAAACCAGCACAAAAacttttaaacttgttttctttgtgaatttggtatgtgatttgtatttgtatATCTACTCaaaaagattgacctttttataataaagtatccattaattgtttattaaatatattatattagttataaaacctttgaattgttaatcattattaagagacttttgagtgatatttattaaaatagaatgtttcaaatgcatgaggtgtttgcaaatttttatgggggtttcaaatgcatgaggtttaaggaaaaatgctagcttttaaATATGTATGATAAACTCAAACTATTACTTAGGTTATGCATGTTAAAGACACTTGCCTTAAACTGATATAACACATGACCTGAAATTATTATGTCACGTATATAGAAAACGACCCCCTCCCTCTTTTTGCCACTCTCCACCACCAGATCTTTCCTGATCCCTTTCCCCCCTCCCTCCCACAGTAGAAAAATATATATGGGAGTTGAATGTGATTTGGTTATGATGATGTTGCATGAGTAACAACAGGcaaaaacaacaaaagaaaagaaaactatgCGCATTACAACATAAAATCTCACGAATCTACATCCTGTATCCTGACAAACCATATGTATCCAACAAGGAACGGAACCTTTGTCTTTGTCCAAGTCCAACAACAAAAGAAAACACAAAACACGACCAGAAAACACAAGTTTCACcatctctgtctctctctctctctctgttttCTTACGGTTTCAAAACAAACACCTTAACCCTACTAAcaatatcaccatggatttcaggTAGCAGGTGTAGCACAGACCACTCCACAGTCCACATGTACATTACACAGCCACCTATCTGTATCTGAAACCACCCATATCCAGCCCCTGTCCCCCACCTTGGTTGTTATTCAGCGGGAGTGGCCGTATCTGCTGCTTCGACTGGGCCCTCAGTTCCATCTCCATCATCCTCTGAAATACTTCCGGATGGCTCCCATCACCAACCCCTGACACAATTTTTAAATAATCACATCAAACATCAaacattaattattattattattatgtattgAAGGTTTGGTTCAAACATTTACCAGGTAATGGCATACCGAGTCCCCCAATGTTGCTCTGCTGACCAAATGGGAACCCGTGCATTGCTGCTATCGCTGCTGCTTCCCTGTCTCCCATAAAAGGTCTTGGAACATCACGCATCAGGTGTGGCGGAGGGAAGTTTCCTTGCTGCATCCGCATCTGAGGTGGCAGCATTTGCTGATGCTGATGATGACCTGGATTAACGTCAAACCCAGTGACACGAGTATCAGGGTGATGATGAAAAGGAGGTTGAAACTGTTGATTAAGAGCAGGTGGTGGAGGCGTGCCACGTTGCATAAGATGCTCCGGGAATCTCATTTGGGAATTTATGTCCAACGGATGAAACATTGGACGCCGATTGTTATTATTCTGATTCATTTGTGCTGCTGCATGCATTTGAGGAGATGGACCTTGCCCATGAACATGAAGATTGTTGTTATTAAACTGTCTACTTTCCTGTTCAAACATGTCGTGGGGTCCACGAAGATAACCAGAATTCAGAGCTGCAAGTTTTTCTGATATGCCAAACGGGTCACGGGTCACGTTTGGATCGCCCACGCTAATCAAGCTTTCCTCTTCGGGCAGCTCGATTTCTCCAATCTTTGCCTTTGGAATTCTGAACTCCAACGGGTCAGGATCGACCCGTGGACCGTTGAACTTCAACCAGCTTTCAGGGTCGTCTGATTTCACAGGTTGTTTCTGTTTCGAGGACAACGGGGTGGGGTTACTTTCGTAATTTCCCATTCCTTCCACACTAGAAGACAACGGACCGTTCATTGATAGCTCATTCGGCTCGAATATATCGATTCGGGCAGACCCCATGCCCCTCTGGGCAGAAACAGGAGCTTGGGCAGATTGCAGCTCTTTCATAAAAGCAGTCCCAAAAAGCGATTCCAGTGAAAGATTCTGCCCGGGATTCCCTTCATCTTTTGGCTTTTCAGATGGAGGATGGTTTTGATTTTCTGATGATTTCATGTCATCAtcaatggtggtggtggaggttccTTTTTGTAACAGTGAAAGGAGGTGATTAGTGGCTTGGTTGTCAACCGGTATAGCATTTGAGTTATCTTGGCCGGAAACAGCCCAATCGGGGACAGGTGGCGGCAAGGCTGAGGAGGTTTTTTCGGTATATTCCGAGAGTATAGTTTGTTCCAGGTCTTCACATGTAAGGACTGGAGCAACAACCGGAGGTGCAGCGGATTCATGTCTATAATTGTTGTACAACTGGTTGGAGTCCGAGGGCGTTTTGGTAATTACACCAAATGGTGCAATTGGGGGGTCGGGTGATATGATATTAGGAACTTGAGATGCAGATTTGTCACCGCCAACAATCAGTGAAAGCAAGTCATTTGGTCTGGTAGATGAGAGATGATCATCCACAGGTTTCTTTTCTGCAAAAAAGATACAAGACAATTCGTAATTCATAAGTCATAATTATGAGACATACTTATTAATGTGTGTatacagtgtgtgtgtgtgtgtgtgagagagagagagagagatacctTCTTCATTAAACCACTGAGCAAATCTGGAAGATTGGACGTTACGGGGGCTGAGAGGATCATCTGGCTTAGTCTTTTGCTGCTGAACAAAAATAGATGTATCACTATCAGGGGTAAAACAGTCAAAAGTTTAGGGTTTCTTAGGATTATCAATTGGTAGTAATGCATACCTCAAGAAAACCTGTGGGCCCACCATCTTTAACTGCTGGAGAAGTAGAAGATCCAAAAAACTTTCCAAGAATGGATGTTGAAGGTTCCTGAGAGGAATTGCTGAGAATTTTATTGAGTTGAAAAACTTCACCATCAACAGCTTCATGGAGTTGTGGAAAACCAGAGATTCTGTGTGAATGATGATCACCAACTCCAAGCTTCTCATTTGGTTCACCCTGCTCTGTTATATCTAACTTATGAAGTGATTGTATGTTATCTAGGGCTAGGGTTCCATTTTGAGTGTGGTTACCCTTCCCAATCAAATGGATTTCCTCTATTCCAGGTTTTGGATTCTGCTAAACAACAAATGCATCAATCAGTAAAACAACAGATCATAAGTAAAGATGGttgatattattttaaaaaagaatGTTCAATTCAATTTAAAGAGAGCCATAAAGTTGCTCATTCCACTCCTTTATAGTTCTATTCCATCATTCCAAACAGACCCTAAGAGATAAAACAGAATATAAATTATGTAAGACCTTTACCTCTTTTTCCATGGAAGAGATAGTTTTTGTGGTTGAACTCTTCTCCAGTATTGTGCTTCTAAATCCTGGTGGAACAAGTGGTCGGGGTTTGGAAGACTGCAACACACTGGATAATTTCCCAGAATCCTCATTTGGAACAGATTGAACTACAGAATTCAATTCACCACCACTTGCCTCCAAAACCCCTTCTTCCTTGCTCTCCTCCAAAAGCTCACTAAATGCATCACTTTTAAGCTTATTTCCACTTGATTTCTGCTTTTCTTGTAGCACTTTCTGTTGTTCCTTCCTCATCAACTCAAAAGAAGCTGcaagaaataattttttttttttaaaaaagcatAAATCAACTTCGCAAATCATCAACCACCAacaaaaagaaaagtttttttttattttgtttttacctcTTCTCTTTCTTTCCTCTTCTGCTCTATCCTGACTTGCAATGTCACTGGAACCAAATGTTTCATCATTAAATGAGTCATGGGTATTAGTTCGGGCGTGCGGGATAGCCTGAAGAAAACATTAAATATGAAAATAAGTATATACACGTCACACAAGGGGGTGTGGGTCATATTTATAAAACTTCAGGGTTAGATATGAAAATTAAACCTTGAAAGGGCGAGGGGGTTGATATGCCTCATTACTCCTATTAAGATGGTAGTGGTCGTTTGATTGACTCTTTGGAGCAGATGTCCCAGGTGCAAATCCAGAAGGTCTTGGAAAAGAGCCACTTCCAAGAAGTCCATCATGCTCGGAGTTTTGCCATGGTCTCCTAGATTGATTGTTGCCATGATTGCGTCTTCCAGAATCTAAACAAGAAAACTATCATCAATTCAATGTTTTTTATGGAAACAGACAGATATTTTAACGTTTCTGAGAGATATAGTTTCTACAAAAATGGAAAACAATCAATCCCGATACGAAGTACTTAATGAGTCGAATAATTTAATTCAACCAACTACTTATTTTCCGAGATAATAGCATCAAAACAGTTAAATACATATTGACATAGATATTAACATATAGATACAATAACTGCGTTGACTTGTTGCATAATGCAT
The genomic region above belongs to Lactuca sativa cultivar Salinas chromosome 4, Lsat_Salinas_v11, whole genome shotgun sequence and contains:
- the LOC111878521 gene encoding uncharacterized protein LOC111878521 isoform X3, translated to MSLANDDGSSAMEASESIQESEKKPRISYTRDFLLSLSELEICKSLPSGFDQSVLSEFEDNSVQERPRSHGNLPLQGFRRNDYSSSPPTRGDSSTFSRGVYGRWDNRASGWSDKDGDSQSDLDPDSGRRNHGNNQSRRPWQNSEHDGLLGSGSFPRPSGFAPGTSAPKSQSNDHYHLNRSNEAYQPPRPFKAIPHARTNTHDSFNDETFGSSDIASQDRAEEERKRRASFELMRKEQQKVLQEKQKSSGNKLKSDAFSELLEESKEEGVLEASGGELNSVVQSVPNEDSGKLSSVLQSSKPRPLVPPGFRSTILEKSSTTKTISSMEKEQNPKPGIEEIHLIGKGNHTQNGTLALDNIQSLHKLDITEQGEPNEKLGVGDHHSHRISGFPQLHEAVDGEVFQLNKILSNSSQEPSTSILGKFFGSSTSPAVKDGGPTGFLEQKTKPDDPLSPRNVQSSRFAQWFNEEEKKPVDDHLSSTRPNDLLSLIVGGDKSASQVPNIISPDPPIAPFGVITKTPSDSNQLYNNYRHESAAPPVVAPVLTCEDLEQTILSEYTEKTSSALPPPVPDWAVSGQDNSNAIPVDNQATNHLLSLLQKGTSTTTIDDDMKSSENQNHPPSEKPKDEGNPGQNLSLESLFGTAFMKELQSAQAPVSAQRGMGSARIDIFEPNELSMNGPLSSSVEGMGNYESNPTPLSSKQKQPVKSDDPESWLKFNGPRVDPDPLEFRIPKAKIGEIELPEEESLISVGDPNVTRDPFGISEKLAALNSGYLRGPHDMFEQESRQFNNNNLHVHGQGPSPQMHAAAQMNQNNNNRRPMFHPLDINSQMRFPEHLMQRGTPPPPALNQQFQPPFHHHPDTRVTGFDVNPGHHQHQQMLPPQMRMQQGNFPPPHLMRDVPRPFMGDREAAAIAAMHGFPFGQQSNIGGLGMPLPGVGDGSHPEVFQRMMEMELRAQSKQQIRPLPLNNNQGGGQGLDMGGFRYR
- the LOC111878521 gene encoding uncharacterized protein LOC111878521 isoform X2, giving the protein MSLANDDGSSAMEASESIQESEKKPRISYTRDFLLSLSELEICKSLPSGFDQSVLSEFEDNSVQERPRSHGNLPLQGFRRNDYSSSPPTRGDSSTFSRGVYGRWDNRASGWSDKDGDSQSDLDPDSGRRNHGNNQSRRPWQNSEHDGLLGSGSFPRPSGFAPGTSAPKSQSNDHYHLNRSNEAYQPPRPFKAIPHARTNTHDSFNDETFGSSDIASQDRAEEERKRRASFELMRKEQQKVLQEKQKSSGNKLKSDAFSELLEESKEEGVLEASGGELNSVVQSVPNEDSGKLSSVLQSSKPRPLVPPGFRSTILEKSSTTKTISSMEKENPKPGIEEIHLIGKGNHTQNGTLALDNIQSLHKLDITEQGEPNEKLGVGDHHSHRISGFPQLHEAVDGEVFQLNKILSNSSQEPSTSILGKFFGSSTSPAVKDGGPTGFLEQQKTKPDDPLSPRNVQSSRFAQWFNEEEKKPVDDHLSSTRPNDLLSLIVGGDKSASQVPNIISPDPPIAPFGVITKTPSDSNQLYNNYRHESAAPPVVAPVLTCEDLEQTILSEYTEKTSSALPPPVPDWAVSGQDNSNAIPVDNQATNHLLSLLQKGTSTTTIDDDMKSSENQNHPPSEKPKDEGNPGQNLSLESLFGTAFMKELQSAQAPVSAQRGMGSARIDIFEPNELSMNGPLSSSVEGMGNYESNPTPLSSKQKQPVKSDDPESWLKFNGPRVDPDPLEFRIPKAKIGEIELPEEESLISVGDPNVTRDPFGISEKLAALNSGYLRGPHDMFEQESRQFNNNNLHVHGQGPSPQMHAAAQMNQNNNNRRPMFHPLDINSQMRFPEHLMQRGTPPPPALNQQFQPPFHHHPDTRVTGFDVNPGHHQHQQMLPPQMRMQQGNFPPPHLMRDVPRPFMGDREAAAIAAMHGFPFGQQSNIGGLGMPLPGVGDGSHPEVFQRMMEMELRAQSKQQIRPLPLNNNQGGGQGLDMGGFRYR
- the LOC111878521 gene encoding uncharacterized protein LOC111878521 isoform X4 codes for the protein MSLANDDGSSAMEASESIQESEKKPRISYTRDFLLSLSELEICKSLPSGFDQSVLSEFEDNSVQERPRSHGNLPLQGFRRNDYSSSPPTRGDSSTFSRGVYGRWDNRASGWSDKDGDSQSDLDPDSGRRNHGNNQSRRPWQNSEHDGLLGSGSFPRPSGFAPGTSAPKSQSNDHYHLNRSNEAYQPPRPFKAIPHARTNTHDSFNDETFGSSDIASQDRAEEERKRRASFELMRKEQQKVLQEKQKSSGNKLKSDAFSELLEESKEEGVLEASGGELNSVVQSVPNEDSGKLSSVLQSSKPRPLVPPGFRSTILEKSSTTKTISSMEKENPKPGIEEIHLIGKGNHTQNGTLALDNIQSLHKLDITEQGEPNEKLGVGDHHSHRISGFPQLHEAVDGEVFQLNKILSNSSQEPSTSILGKFFGSSTSPAVKDGGPTGFLEQKTKPDDPLSPRNVQSSRFAQWFNEEEKKPVDDHLSSTRPNDLLSLIVGGDKSASQVPNIISPDPPIAPFGVITKTPSDSNQLYNNYRHESAAPPVVAPVLTCEDLEQTILSEYTEKTSSALPPPVPDWAVSGQDNSNAIPVDNQATNHLLSLLQKGTSTTTIDDDMKSSENQNHPPSEKPKDEGNPGQNLSLESLFGTAFMKELQSAQAPVSAQRGMGSARIDIFEPNELSMNGPLSSSVEGMGNYESNPTPLSSKQKQPVKSDDPESWLKFNGPRVDPDPLEFRIPKAKIGEIELPEEESLISVGDPNVTRDPFGISEKLAALNSGYLRGPHDMFEQESRQFNNNNLHVHGQGPSPQMHAAAQMNQNNNNRRPMFHPLDINSQMRFPEHLMQRGTPPPPALNQQFQPPFHHHPDTRVTGFDVNPGHHQHQQMLPPQMRMQQGNFPPPHLMRDVPRPFMGDREAAAIAAMHGFPFGQQSNIGGLGMPLPGVGDGSHPEVFQRMMEMELRAQSKQQIRPLPLNNNQGGGQGLDMGGFRYR
- the LOC111878521 gene encoding uncharacterized protein LOC111878521 isoform X1 — protein: MSLANDDGSSAMEASESIQESEKKPRISYTRDFLLSLSELEICKSLPSGFDQSVLSEFEDNSVQERPRSHGNLPLQGFRRNDYSSSPPTRGDSSTFSRGVYGRWDNRASGWSDKDGDSQSDLDPDSGRRNHGNNQSRRPWQNSEHDGLLGSGSFPRPSGFAPGTSAPKSQSNDHYHLNRSNEAYQPPRPFKAIPHARTNTHDSFNDETFGSSDIASQDRAEEERKRRASFELMRKEQQKVLQEKQKSSGNKLKSDAFSELLEESKEEGVLEASGGELNSVVQSVPNEDSGKLSSVLQSSKPRPLVPPGFRSTILEKSSTTKTISSMEKEQNPKPGIEEIHLIGKGNHTQNGTLALDNIQSLHKLDITEQGEPNEKLGVGDHHSHRISGFPQLHEAVDGEVFQLNKILSNSSQEPSTSILGKFFGSSTSPAVKDGGPTGFLEQQKTKPDDPLSPRNVQSSRFAQWFNEEEKKPVDDHLSSTRPNDLLSLIVGGDKSASQVPNIISPDPPIAPFGVITKTPSDSNQLYNNYRHESAAPPVVAPVLTCEDLEQTILSEYTEKTSSALPPPVPDWAVSGQDNSNAIPVDNQATNHLLSLLQKGTSTTTIDDDMKSSENQNHPPSEKPKDEGNPGQNLSLESLFGTAFMKELQSAQAPVSAQRGMGSARIDIFEPNELSMNGPLSSSVEGMGNYESNPTPLSSKQKQPVKSDDPESWLKFNGPRVDPDPLEFRIPKAKIGEIELPEEESLISVGDPNVTRDPFGISEKLAALNSGYLRGPHDMFEQESRQFNNNNLHVHGQGPSPQMHAAAQMNQNNNNRRPMFHPLDINSQMRFPEHLMQRGTPPPPALNQQFQPPFHHHPDTRVTGFDVNPGHHQHQQMLPPQMRMQQGNFPPPHLMRDVPRPFMGDREAAAIAAMHGFPFGQQSNIGGLGMPLPGVGDGSHPEVFQRMMEMELRAQSKQQIRPLPLNNNQGGGQGLDMGGFRYR